A window from Bufo bufo chromosome 1, aBufBuf1.1, whole genome shotgun sequence encodes these proteins:
- the RHNO1 gene encoding RAD9, HUS1, RAD1-interacting nuclear orphan protein 1, with protein MPPRKRTACNPRKPRLVFLENPQEGPVHEYGAVPPKAETKCVPTKPLDQSASTSWVSPQFDQAVELHFPARRRRHHVSSNSTVHSHRGDIDRSHLKVPGRKQSVCKFPTLSFSTNETLETQSFFPARRRPERKLTVPTPVPASVPSPEELSCSKIPSPPDIQTPLMSPKQNPSPLSISAQNQTPLSRRWVETCDGPDTPLANSPGQVLAEDTPEHEYGMRLTWRRRQRLMKYLKSRGRLKSSQVLVKP; from the exons ATGCCGCCCAGGAAACGGACTGCCTGTAACCCACGTAAACCTCGGCTCGTTTTTCTGGAAAACCCACAGGAGGGTCCAGTGCATGAGTATGGGGCTGTTCCGCCCAAAGCCGAAACAAAATGTGTCCCCACCAAACCCCTGGATCAAAGTGCTTCCACTTCATGG gTTTCTCCACAGTTTGATCAGGCAGTAGAGCTGCACTTCCCTGCTCGTCGGCGCCGCCACCatgtctccagtaacagcaccgtACACAGCCACCGGGGGGACATAGACCGGAGTCATCTCAAAGTGCCAGGGAGGAAGCAAAGTGTCTGTAAATTTCCAACCTTGTCATTTTCAACTAATGAGACTCTAGAAACTCAGTCATTCTTCCCAGCAAGGAGGAGACCAGAGCGAAAGTTGACTGTACCCACGCCAGTGCCTGCTTCTGTGCCCAGCCCAGAGGAACTCTCATGCAGTAAAATCCCCAGCCCTCCGGACATACAGACTCCGTTGATGAGTCCAAAGCAAAACCCATCGCCCTTATCCATCTCAGCGCAGAACCAGACGCCACTTTCCAGGAGATGGGTGGAAACGTGTGACGGTCCTGACACACCGCTggcaaacagcccaggacaggtaCTGGCAGAGGACACGCCGGAGCATGAATATGGCATGCGGCTcacctggaggaggaggcagagacttATGAAATACCTCAAATCACGGGGGAGGCTGAAGAGCAGCCAAGTCCTAGTGAAACCGTGA